The DNA region TGATCTGTGCCGCTTTGTCCCTGGCTTTCTCGGGATGTCGCGGGTCCGTGACGACGTGTTCGTTCGTGTGGTGGATAGTACTTGCTACTCTTGCTTGGTTTGTGACTTCTTGGTGTTCTGAGGCCGGACGACGCGGTTGGGAGTCATCCTGGCTTGATGGGTTCTCCTCCAGGATGCCCTCCATCCGGTTCGACTATCgcaagtccccacagacggcgccaatgtacaggatgtctctggtacgggtttgagagatggatcgagaacttgcgggttgaggcGAATGTCGGAtcacttgactggagcaatggggggaggtacctgcaaagacactccgacgctcaagtcagaatggatctaagaggtataaggtgtgaggagtgaatgaatacctggagggacttgggccctcttatttataggtgatggggATTGTCTTGTCTTATCTTGTTTGGTTAAGATAAGGGAggtgtttgaattcgaaagttggttaagAGCTCCATAGGGTCGGTTTTGGGCCTTTCGGAGGGGGGAGACGAGTTGGTCCGAGGAGTCGGGTTCGGGTCTGGCCTCGGGTCCGggatccgtgggccggatccgtaacatatatatatatatatatatagcgctGTGAGCCTGTGatggaaattttttattttaaattttcaactACGGTTTATTCTCCAATTACACTATACACTTGTATGTCGCACATAAAATATAAGCGATTCCCTTTATTAATTAAAAGCGGAAGATCATTAGTAATCTCATTAAATAGTTTGAAATTGAACGTATATTATTATGTAAGACATACTTAAATTATTATTGGGAGTCCACCAAAAGTGATATTGATGATTGCAAACatatatatgtattttcttttaaattttgtcaTCACTTCGAATATGACGGAGGGAATTAGAATATTCTAATTATCAAGCTTCAAACAAACAagataaattaaatgaaaacatTAAACATGAAAACGATAAAATGTAAACACATATTAAAGgagaaataacatatatataattaaactCCAGCAATTTGTACCATTATAAATAAAAGATTTATTAATTCAGAGACTTGAagtataagaagaaaaagaaaaaacttacATACCCCGGTGACACAAAACCTTATATTATATCATTACAGTTCGTGTGATTCTAATAAAaggaaagaatgaaagaaaaaaaagcccCTCGTCATTTATTAAAGCCAAGAAGTGCGAGAAGGGGGATATGAAATTAAAGTGTGATGCTTAATCATTCTTGGGGGTACCATCTTCACGAATTCCAAGCTCCTTGAGGATCTTAGCACAATCAGGAAGACGTTCCTTCTTGAGAAAACCGAGAGGGTTGGCCTGGCGGTAAGGGGAAACAATTCCATTGTTGTTGGTGATGCTGATCCTTGCAGATTGGTCAAGGTGCAACTCTGAGTCAACTTCTGAGCAATCGCTCCTTGGGCTCTTCACCAGCTTCACGGCGCATAACTCATCTTCGTGGTCACCGTCCACCTCCAGTTTATAGATTCCGCTAGAGTCAGTCACTGCCTCTTTGCTGAAGGTAACGTTGCCTCCCTCTTGTTCCTTGCATTCAACTCTCACAGTTGCACCTTCATTGTAATAATATATAATGGAATAAAGATTTGTGGAGCGTgagatttttttattgttgtcatgtACTAAGGTAGAAGAGtggtttaatataatatataataacaatcacaaaaaatttgttaaaactaCATGGAAATAATGGAATATATATAAAAGtggaattcaagaaatgaaacaTGTACCTTCAAGGAACTCGGAGAGCTTGGTGATGAACTGGAGGCGGCATGTGTCACAGTATACTTTGCCCTCAATATAGAAGCGTTCATTAGAATAAGCAGAACCGAAAAGTGATAAGAAGCAAAAGAAGGAGATAAGGATCACGCTGTGCTTCTCCATTTTGAATTGcaacttttgttttgttttgcttttGTGTTGGGTGAAGAGAATGAATTGGTTATTCAGAGGTGACACATTTTGTGGAAGCTTCAGTCTTGCGTTTTATAGGGTAACTATGTATGCTAAATTTAGGTTCTTATTTCTGTCTTCTTTTTATTCATGGCTAAAAATGTTGTTTGACCCGCTCTTCACTCTTTTCCTCTCTTAGTTAACGTTTTTTTACTATATATAACTCTGGTGTCTTCGCTCCTGTAACTAAACTTTTTCACTgctctttaaatttcaaatagattttttcgaattattatttttaaaagttttacaAATTATAAACACATTTGATTTATGATAAGTATTCTTATGATTATTCAGGAGTATAATACTAACTTTTAAAGAATTAAAtgttattttaaaatatgaaacaaaataaaaagtacTATATTACCACGAGATATTTCCacggaaaaattaaaataaaattaaaacaaactcctacttaaataattttttttttaagtattgaTAGAGGAATTCATTAGATATTATTTCTACTTTGATCGTATGATTTCATTAAAGGGAAAATAGTACTACATGAATATATACCATATTAACCATGAATGAGCCACTGTTAACGTATTTTAGTATTTCCATGGTTTTTATTAGCAtccttttttgcaattttttaattatataatatcacactataaaaaatttgattattttaataatatatatatatatatatatatataaaagaaatatataaacatattaaaataaattaaaaatactattcgtatattactaaaatttattactaaaattaattattaatatatttatgtataaataatgtgtgatttaatttatttttaatgtatatttatattataatatatattttatactgataattaattttgataaccgaatttaatatatatttaataataaaaaacaaatataagtgataaatgatttgcATTGGTAACATTTATTTGTTCACTGCAATAGTAACTTCAATacctttttttttgaaacaaaaaagctcaacacaataaattggagtaataaataaataagcacactaaaaaaatcttaaaaaaaaatccaaacatgAAGGTGATCAATTCTCTGTCATCTCTAACATAGTCATTAACAACCAAAAAAATCAATACCAGTCTACTCTTTGTAgttcaaaaacattttttttgtataatcACAACACTTGTTTTTTCCTTGTTAAAAATTCTGTCATTGTGTTCCATTCAAATGTTCCAAATCACTATAAAGAATCCAATCATCCACCTCTTCTGCTCCTCTTTTCTATTAAACATGCTAGTCCAACTCTCAAACAGACTTCTAATGATTTTTGGGACAGTCCAAACTCTATAAAAGTACCTCAACTACGCACACCACACCTGTTAAATAAACTCACAACAAAGAAACAAATGACGAACAGATTCCATCTCCTTTTTTACATAGGACACAtatattgtcattttgatgaatgatGCCTAACCTACTCAATCTCTCTTTAGTATTCACCTGACCAACTAGAACAAACCATCTAAAAAGCTCAATTCTCAGCGGTgccaactgttcataccctgacccaacagtaaaggcccaggtccaaataaaaggcctaatccCACGGATTGGGTCTCATCCAATACCGACCTTCGTCCTATGAAGTCGGTTCtcaccacgacttgctctaaagaagtcgggtacgagggttagctggcagataagcactcattcaaatgagtaactgcccctagaatctctctaaccacttccacgagccatatcttaacctcccta from Arachis hypogaea cultivar Tifrunner chromosome 10, arahy.Tifrunner.gnm2.J5K5, whole genome shotgun sequence includes:
- the LOC112714480 gene encoding olee1-like protein, which codes for MEKHSVILISFFCFLSLFGSAYSNERFYIEGKVYCDTCRLQFITKLSEFLEGATVRVECKEQEGGNVTFSKEAVTDSSGIYKLEVDGDHEDELCAVKLVKSPRSDCSEVDSELHLDQSARISITNNNGIVSPYRQANPLGFLKKERLPDCAKILKELGIREDGTPKND